From the Microbacterium thalassium genome, one window contains:
- a CDS encoding ADP-dependent NAD(P)H-hydrate dehydratase, with protein MPTATDDKYSRGVLGVRTGSERYPGAAVLGVEAAHRAGIGMVRYVGPPTPAGLVLAARPETVTSAGRVQAWLIGSGTDPADRTDAETAALRGILAEGVPVIVDAGALDLAAHAEVPLIVTPHAREHATLRRMLGLGATGDPALVGGVDDPDDHARRHAAAETARALDGVVVLKGSRTVVATPDGWTAVVDAGTPWLATAGTGDVLAGAIGAVVASTAEHGVAPALAAAAGVWLHGRAAALAAAEHGERGGPITALDVAANLPRAAGEALAAHA; from the coding sequence ATGCCAACGGCGACGGATGACAAGTATTCCCGCGGCGTCCTCGGGGTGCGCACCGGATCCGAGCGGTACCCGGGGGCCGCCGTCCTGGGCGTCGAGGCGGCCCATCGTGCCGGCATCGGCATGGTGCGCTACGTCGGCCCGCCGACGCCGGCCGGGCTGGTGCTCGCCGCGCGGCCCGAGACCGTCACGTCCGCCGGGCGCGTGCAGGCGTGGCTGATCGGGTCGGGGACCGACCCGGCGGACCGGACGGATGCCGAGACCGCCGCGCTCCGCGGGATCCTGGCCGAGGGTGTCCCGGTGATCGTCGACGCGGGGGCGCTGGATCTCGCGGCGCACGCCGAGGTACCGCTGATCGTGACGCCGCACGCGCGCGAGCACGCGACGCTCCGCCGGATGCTGGGGCTGGGCGCCACGGGGGATCCCGCCCTGGTCGGCGGCGTCGACGACCCCGACGACCATGCGCGCCGGCACGCCGCCGCCGAGACCGCCCGGGCGCTCGACGGCGTCGTCGTCCTCAAGGGCTCGCGCACGGTCGTGGCGACCCCCGACGGCTGGACGGCCGTGGTCGATGCGGGAACGCCGTGGCTGGCGACGGCCGGCACCGGCGATGTGCTGGCCGGGGCGATCGGCGCGGTCGTCGCCTCGACGGCCGAGCACGGTGTGGCGCCGGCGCTCGCCGCCGCCGCCGGCGTGTGGCTGCACGGCCGCGCCGCCGCGCTCGCGGCGGCGGAGCACGGTGAGCGCGGCGGCCCCATCACGGCGCTCGACGTCGCCGCGAACCTGCCGCGCGCCGCGGGGGAGGCGCTCGCCGCGCACGCGTGA
- a CDS encoding glycosyltransferase 87 family protein translates to MSRRAVLWIGFAVVHVLLVSVEFLTGRSAAWDVDQLYRWWADLVVAGVQIPGITEAWVYPAFALVPIMLARLLATVVDYTFAWAVLVTAVDALAFALLIGNAASRGRRAAAWFWLLAMTALGAVGVFRLDALTVPLAVAGGLWLVGRPWIGSALLAAATWLKVWPAAMLAAAFIAVRRRWAVLGGAVAVSALIVLAVVAAGGAPYLLSFVGDQTTRGLQIEAPVSTVYLWLAVLGDPGAWVYYDADMITFQITGPNVDPVIAAMTPLMAVAMLAVAALGAAAAWRGARFAALFPPLALSLVLAFIVFNKVGSPQYMTWLIAPLVIGLVLDRGHWRLPALATLFTLALTQLIFPWFYDTLLAVSPLMVAVITVRNALLVGLFGWTVVRLALVTAAAVRTRTPVP, encoded by the coding sequence GTGTCGAGGCGGGCGGTGCTGTGGATCGGGTTCGCCGTCGTCCACGTCCTCCTGGTGTCCGTCGAGTTCCTGACCGGACGATCGGCGGCGTGGGACGTCGACCAGCTGTACCGCTGGTGGGCCGACCTCGTCGTCGCCGGCGTGCAGATTCCGGGCATCACCGAGGCGTGGGTGTACCCCGCCTTCGCGCTCGTGCCGATCATGCTGGCGCGCCTGCTCGCCACCGTCGTCGACTACACGTTCGCGTGGGCCGTCCTGGTCACGGCCGTGGACGCGCTCGCGTTCGCGCTGCTGATCGGGAACGCCGCGTCGCGGGGCCGGCGGGCGGCGGCGTGGTTCTGGCTGCTGGCCATGACGGCGCTCGGCGCGGTCGGCGTGTTCCGCCTGGACGCCCTCACGGTGCCGCTCGCGGTCGCGGGCGGGCTGTGGCTGGTCGGCCGGCCCTGGATCGGGTCGGCGCTGCTGGCGGCGGCGACGTGGTTGAAGGTGTGGCCCGCGGCGATGCTCGCCGCCGCGTTCATCGCGGTGCGCCGCCGCTGGGCGGTCCTCGGCGGCGCGGTCGCGGTGTCGGCGCTCATCGTGCTCGCGGTGGTCGCCGCGGGCGGTGCGCCGTACCTGCTCAGCTTCGTCGGCGACCAGACCACGCGGGGTCTGCAGATCGAGGCGCCGGTGAGCACGGTCTACCTGTGGCTGGCCGTGCTCGGCGACCCGGGCGCGTGGGTCTATTACGACGCCGACATGATCACCTTCCAGATCACGGGCCCGAACGTCGACCCCGTGATCGCGGCGATGACTCCGCTCATGGCGGTCGCGATGCTCGCCGTGGCGGCGCTCGGTGCCGCGGCTGCGTGGCGCGGTGCGCGCTTCGCCGCGCTGTTCCCGCCGTTGGCCCTCTCGCTGGTGCTCGCCTTCATCGTCTTCAACAAGGTCGGCTCGCCGCAGTACATGACGTGGCTCATCGCGCCGCTGGTGATCGGACTCGTCCTCGATCGCGGACACTGGCGCCTGCCTGCCCTCGCGACGCTGTTCACGCTGGCCCTGACGCAGCTGATCTTCCCGTGGTTCTACGACACCCTGCTGGCGGTCTCGCCGCTCATGGTCGCCGTCATCACGGTGCGCAACGCCCTGCTGGTGGGGCTGTTCGGCTGGACCGTCGTCCGGCTCGCGCTCGTCACGGCCGCCGCCGTCCGCACTCGCACCCCCGTCCCCTGA
- a CDS encoding thiamine-binding protein, with protein MLVAFSVAPSGTGRADGSVHDAVAAAVRIVRESGLPNRTTSMFTELEGEWDEVMDVVRRATEAVLPFGSRVSLVLKADIRPGYTGELDAKIDRLEAAVGDGDSDASSGIDAQDATAP; from the coding sequence ATGCTCGTCGCCTTCTCCGTCGCCCCCAGCGGCACCGGCCGTGCCGACGGCTCGGTCCACGACGCCGTCGCCGCCGCCGTGCGCATCGTCCGCGAGAGCGGGCTGCCCAACCGCACGACATCGATGTTCACCGAGCTCGAGGGCGAGTGGGACGAGGTCATGGATGTCGTCCGGCGCGCCACCGAGGCGGTGCTGCCCTTCGGGTCGCGCGTCTCGCTCGTGCTGAAGGCCGACATCCGCCCCGGGTACACGGGTGAGCTCGACGCGAAGATCGACCGGCTGGAAGCCGCCGTCGGCGACGGCGATTCGGATGCGTCCAGCGGCATTGATGCGCAGGACGCAACAGCGCCCTAG
- a CDS encoding IclR family transcriptional regulator, whose protein sequence is MPARDENDQIVQSVDRALQILELLGGVRSAGVSEISRELGVHRSTAFRLLATLEARDLVEQETQRGTYRLGLGVLRLAGDVTARMDIVTEAQAVCEAVAAGLNETSNVAILDEGAAVNIAQATGTNAVAIVRQYVGRRTPLHATSTGKVLLAYAPPHVHDELLAAADLEACTPHTITQIDELAQHLAEVRHRGWASAVEEWEPDTNALAVPVRGAGGEVVAALSVTAPTFRMSPEGFPALADLLRDYAGQLGVRLGATRAAR, encoded by the coding sequence GTGCCCGCTCGCGACGAGAACGACCAGATCGTCCAGTCGGTCGACCGCGCGCTCCAGATCCTCGAACTGCTCGGCGGCGTCCGGTCGGCGGGTGTCTCCGAGATCTCGCGGGAGCTCGGCGTGCACCGCTCGACGGCCTTCCGGCTGCTCGCGACCCTCGAGGCGCGCGACCTCGTCGAGCAGGAGACGCAGCGCGGGACGTACCGGCTGGGACTCGGCGTGCTGCGCCTGGCGGGCGACGTCACGGCCCGTATGGACATCGTCACCGAGGCCCAGGCGGTGTGCGAGGCCGTCGCGGCGGGACTGAACGAGACCAGCAACGTCGCGATCCTCGACGAGGGCGCGGCGGTCAACATCGCACAGGCGACCGGCACGAACGCCGTCGCCATCGTCCGCCAGTACGTGGGACGCCGCACGCCCCTTCACGCGACCTCGACGGGCAAGGTGCTGCTCGCCTACGCGCCGCCGCACGTTCACGACGAACTGCTCGCCGCGGCGGACCTGGAGGCGTGCACACCCCACACGATCACGCAGATCGACGAACTGGCGCAGCATCTGGCCGAGGTGCGGCACCGCGGGTGGGCCTCGGCGGTCGAGGAGTGGGAGCCCGACACCAATGCGCTCGCCGTGCCCGTGCGCGGCGCGGGCGGCGAGGTGGTCGCGGCGCTCAGCGTCACGGCTCCCACCTTCCGCATGTCGCCCGAGGGATTTCCCGCGCTCGCCGACCTGCTGCGCGACTACGCCGGACAGCTCGGCGTGCGCCTCGGCGCCACGCGCGCCGCTCGCTGA
- a CDS encoding GcvT family protein, with translation MTPLSNLAPQPRIVIIGLGVVGAALADELTARGMSDVTVLDQGPLWETGGSSSHAPGFAFQTNPNRVMATLARRTLDKLDGLLLGDQWLLKRSGGLEIATTPERLHDLRRRVGLAHAWGIPAELVGPDECARLWPGLDVSSVLGGLHTPTDAVVKAVPAVRWQAERAIDRGARVRDLTRVTGIRRESGRVTGVEVVPVPRGDADPELVPADVVIACAGLWGPELAREMLGFELPMRPMEHCFGISDPVPALIGRIDPVEELRRPMLRHQDFSMYVREYGDRIGIGAYNHRPMLVPTGGIASADDQHATGAHPAMHPLTWDDFAPSWDEARRLLPELRDTGFGHGFNGIFSFTPDGGPMLGPVPGTDGLWLAQAVWVTQSAGVAEVMADWIVSDDPGIDTHGLDFSRFDPAQATRAFADERAEEAYDEVYDVLHPQQPTARLRGIRTSPFHSRHEALGAVFGEGGGWERPLWFEANAPLLAGLDAVPQRDPWGGRVWSPIAAAEAHATRNGVALYDMSSLPRLEVEGEGATELLQGLVTADVDRPVGAVVYALMLDERGGILSDVTVTRLGPERYLLGVNGHLDRVHLEAEIPPGSPVRVRTVRGECGLGLWGPKARDVLEQVTRDDVSHTGLRYFRAAEIEIAGAPVLAQRVSYVGELGWELYTPAEFGRWVWDRLWEAGRDAGIIAAGRSAFNSLRLEKGYRLFGTDMSREDIPAEAGLDFAVRMSKPAFVGRDALAAQGAPARRLVTLTLDDPGAIVLGSEPVYRTAEAPPIGWITSADQGYTVGRTIAYAWLPAEDAEAGTALEVEYFGVRLAATVRTDPLVDPDMTHILR, from the coding sequence GTGACACCGCTCTCGAACCTCGCGCCGCAGCCGCGCATCGTGATCATCGGCCTGGGCGTCGTCGGTGCCGCGCTCGCCGACGAGCTGACCGCCCGCGGCATGTCGGATGTCACGGTGCTCGACCAGGGGCCGCTGTGGGAGACCGGCGGATCGAGCTCGCACGCGCCGGGGTTCGCGTTCCAGACGAACCCGAACCGCGTCATGGCCACGCTCGCCCGCCGCACCCTCGACAAGCTCGACGGACTCTTGCTGGGGGACCAGTGGCTGCTCAAGCGCAGCGGCGGCCTCGAGATCGCGACGACGCCGGAGCGCCTGCACGACCTGCGTCGGCGCGTCGGGCTCGCACATGCGTGGGGCATTCCGGCCGAACTGGTCGGCCCCGACGAGTGCGCGCGCCTGTGGCCCGGCCTCGACGTCTCATCCGTCCTCGGAGGTCTGCACACCCCGACCGATGCCGTCGTCAAGGCCGTGCCCGCCGTGCGGTGGCAGGCGGAGCGCGCCATCGACCGCGGTGCGCGTGTGCGCGACCTCACCCGCGTCACCGGCATCCGCCGCGAGAGCGGGCGGGTCACCGGCGTGGAGGTCGTGCCCGTGCCGCGCGGCGACGCCGACCCCGAGCTCGTGCCGGCCGACGTCGTGATCGCGTGCGCCGGGCTGTGGGGTCCGGAGCTCGCCCGCGAGATGCTCGGCTTCGAACTGCCGATGCGCCCGATGGAGCACTGCTTCGGCATCAGCGACCCCGTGCCCGCCCTCATCGGGCGCATCGACCCGGTCGAGGAGCTGCGCCGGCCGATGCTGCGTCACCAGGACTTCTCGATGTACGTGCGCGAATACGGCGACCGGATCGGCATCGGCGCCTACAACCATCGCCCGATGCTCGTGCCGACTGGCGGCATCGCATCGGCCGACGACCAGCACGCGACCGGCGCCCACCCCGCGATGCATCCGCTCACGTGGGACGACTTCGCGCCGAGCTGGGACGAGGCCCGGCGCCTGCTGCCCGAGCTGCGCGACACCGGATTCGGGCACGGCTTCAACGGCATCTTCTCGTTCACGCCCGACGGCGGTCCCATGCTCGGACCGGTGCCGGGCACCGACGGCCTGTGGCTCGCGCAGGCGGTGTGGGTGACTCAGTCGGCGGGTGTCGCCGAGGTCATGGCGGACTGGATCGTGAGCGACGATCCCGGCATCGACACGCACGGACTCGACTTCTCGCGCTTCGACCCCGCACAGGCGACGCGCGCGTTCGCGGACGAGCGGGCCGAAGAGGCGTACGACGAGGTGTACGACGTCCTCCACCCGCAGCAGCCGACGGCGCGGCTGCGCGGCATCCGCACGAGTCCATTCCATTCGCGGCATGAAGCCCTCGGCGCCGTCTTCGGCGAGGGCGGCGGCTGGGAGCGACCCCTGTGGTTCGAGGCGAACGCGCCGCTGCTGGCGGGGCTCGACGCGGTGCCGCAGCGGGACCCGTGGGGAGGCAGGGTGTGGTCGCCGATCGCCGCGGCGGAGGCCCACGCCACCCGCAACGGCGTCGCGCTGTACGACATGTCGTCGCTGCCCCGGCTCGAGGTCGAGGGCGAGGGGGCGACCGAGCTGCTCCAGGGCCTGGTCACCGCCGACGTCGACCGACCCGTCGGCGCCGTCGTCTACGCGCTCATGCTGGATGAACGCGGCGGCATCCTCTCCGACGTCACCGTCACGCGGCTCGGACCCGAGCGGTACCTGCTGGGCGTGAACGGCCACCTCGACCGCGTGCACCTCGAGGCCGAGATCCCGCCCGGCTCGCCCGTGCGGGTGCGCACCGTCCGCGGCGAATGCGGACTGGGACTGTGGGGGCCGAAGGCCCGCGACGTGCTCGAGCAGGTCACCCGCGACGACGTGTCGCACACCGGGCTGCGCTACTTCCGCGCCGCCGAGATCGAGATCGCCGGCGCCCCCGTGCTCGCCCAGCGCGTCAGCTACGTCGGCGAGCTGGGGTGGGAGCTGTACACGCCCGCCGAGTTCGGCAGGTGGGTGTGGGACCGACTGTGGGAGGCGGGCCGGGATGCCGGCATCATCGCCGCCGGCCGCAGCGCGTTCAACAGCCTGCGGCTCGAGAAGGGATACCGGCTGTTCGGCACCGACATGTCGCGCGAGGACATCCCGGCCGAGGCGGGGCTCGACTTCGCCGTGCGGATGTCGAAGCCCGCGTTCGTCGGGCGCGACGCCCTGGCCGCGCAGGGCGCGCCGGCCCGCAGGCTCGTCACGCTCACGCTCGACGACCCCGGGGCGATCGTCCTGGGCTCCGAGCCGGTGTACCGGACTGCGGAGGCTCCGCCGATCGGGTGGATCACGAGCGCCGACCAGGGGTACACGGTCGGCCGCACCATCGCCTACGCGTGGCTCCCGGCCGAGGATGCCGAGGCGGGCACGGCTCTCGAGGTCGAGTACTTCGGCGTGCGGCTCGCGGCGACCGTGCGCACGGACCCGCTGGTCGACCCAGACATGACGCACATCCTGCGCTGA
- the solA gene encoding N-methyl-L-tryptophan oxidase: protein MQHHDVIVIGLGSMGGAAANELAARGADVLGLETYEPGHEFGSAHGGSRIVRQSYFEDPQYVPLLRRAYDGWRRLEADSGRRIMTLCGGIYIGDPDELTFAGSLAAAREHGLAHEVLDAVEVRRRFPTIDPADDALAVYEADAGYVRPEETTIANAEVAARRGATLRFGERVRSWTATPGGGVQVTTDAGTYGADRLVIAPGAWAPELLPELALPLSIERMVFYWFTPEFSESLPYEAWSEARHPVYIEQTHGNGQIYGFPMTDGPEGGFKLGFFRKGSVTTADTIDRTVVDAEVEDMRERALQLFPQLTGPVVQAKTCLYSVTPDEHFVIGQHPEHPQVSIACGFSGHGFKFVPVVGEILADLATRGSTDLPIGLFDPLRAVLRA, encoded by the coding sequence ATGCAGCACCACGACGTCATCGTCATCGGACTGGGATCGATGGGCGGTGCGGCGGCGAACGAGCTCGCCGCACGCGGCGCCGACGTCCTGGGCCTCGAGACGTACGAGCCCGGCCACGAGTTCGGGTCTGCGCACGGCGGCTCGCGCATCGTGCGGCAGTCCTACTTCGAGGACCCCCAGTACGTCCCGCTGCTGCGTCGCGCGTACGACGGGTGGCGCCGGCTCGAGGCCGACTCCGGCCGGCGCATCATGACGCTCTGCGGCGGCATCTACATCGGCGACCCCGACGAGCTGACCTTCGCCGGCAGCCTCGCCGCCGCGCGCGAGCACGGGCTCGCGCACGAGGTGCTGGACGCCGTCGAGGTGCGGCGCCGGTTCCCCACGATCGACCCCGCCGACGACGCTTTGGCCGTCTACGAGGCCGATGCCGGCTACGTGCGCCCCGAAGAGACCACGATCGCCAACGCCGAGGTCGCGGCCCGCCGCGGCGCGACGCTGCGCTTCGGCGAGCGGGTCCGCTCCTGGACGGCGACGCCGGGCGGGGGCGTTCAGGTCACGACGGATGCCGGCACGTACGGCGCCGACCGGCTCGTCATCGCGCCCGGGGCGTGGGCGCCCGAGCTGCTGCCCGAGCTGGCGCTGCCGCTGTCGATCGAGCGCATGGTCTTCTACTGGTTCACGCCGGAGTTCTCGGAGTCACTGCCCTACGAGGCGTGGAGCGAGGCGCGGCATCCGGTCTACATCGAGCAGACGCACGGCAACGGTCAGATCTACGGCTTCCCGATGACCGACGGCCCGGAGGGCGGGTTCAAGCTCGGGTTCTTCCGCAAGGGATCGGTCACCACCGCCGACACGATCGACCGAACGGTCGTCGACGCCGAGGTCGAGGATATGCGCGAGCGCGCGCTGCAGCTGTTCCCGCAGCTGACGGGACCCGTCGTGCAGGCCAAGACGTGCCTGTACTCGGTCACGCCCGACGAGCACTTCGTCATCGGGCAGCATCCCGAGCACCCCCAGGTCTCGATCGCGTGCGGTTTCAGCGGCCACGGCTTCAAGTTCGTGCCGGTCGTCGGCGAGATCCTCGCGGACCTGGCCACGCGGGGCAGCACCGATCTGCCCATCGGGCTGTTCGACCCGCTGCGGGCGGTGCTGCGCGCCTGA